One genomic segment of Melospiza georgiana isolate bMelGeo1 chromosome 21, bMelGeo1.pri, whole genome shotgun sequence includes these proteins:
- the APOH gene encoding beta-2-glycoprotein 1 isoform X1, with amino-acid sequence MHPLALLGCLVALSHCALATKVCPRPPEVLFATLNVDKKVYEVGEEVEYTCRPGFMPNSGQRKYTCLPTGKWAFNTLLCLPKRCPPPPPLQNGKMDFEEFQYQSTVTFSCDPGYNLVGSRTSQCMADGKWTGTFPQCQPVTCAPPSLSEFGVISFRRLHPGNVSHFLDTIQFECVPPLALIGNETATCMANGTWSSIPVCKAVTCPTPIGIENGFIEFAVRRTYHYNESVSFGCQPGFVMEGPKRSRCESTGNWSTKPVCRAPCKIPVKKAVVLYNGEKKRVQNDLKDGILHGETVSFFCKNKEKSCAYTVDAACVDGNFTLPACFKERGFFSTLVKKDPSEMKACEDEA; translated from the exons ATGcatcccctggcactgctcgGGTGCCTGGTGGCTCTGAGCCACTGCGCTCTGGCGACCAAAG TGTGTCCCAGGCCACCAGAAGTGTTGTTTGCCACCCTCAATGTAGACAAAAAGGTGTATGAAGTGGGTGAGGAAGTGGAGTACACCTGCCGGCCGGGGTTCATGCCCAACAGCGGGCAGAGGAAGTACACGTGCCTGCCGACGGGCAAGTGGGCCTTcaacaccctgctctgcctcc CAAAGAGATGCCCCCCTCCTCCACCCCTGCAGAATGGGAAAATGGATTTTGAAGAGTTTCAGTACCAGAGCACTGTAACTTTTTCATGTGATCCAGG CTACAACCTTGTTGGGTCAAGAACGAGCCAGTGCATGGCAGATGGAAAGTGGACTGGAACTTTTCCCCAGTGTCAAC CTGTGACTTGTGCACCTCCCTCGCTCTCAGAATTTGGGGTCATCTCCTTCCGTCGCCTACATCCTGGAAATGTCTCTCATTTCCTGGACACAATCCAGTTTGAATGTGTCCCTCCTCTTGCCCTGATTGGGAATGAGACAGCCACCTGCATGGCCAatggcacctggagcagcatTCCAGTGTGCAAGG CTGTCACCTGCCCCACTCCGATAGGAATAGAGAACGGGTTTATAGAGTTCGCGGTGCGCAGAACCTACCACTACAACGAGAGCGTCAGCTTCGGCTGCCAGCCCGGCTTCGTCATGGAGGGACCCAAACGCTCCCGCTGCGAGAGCACCGGGAACTGGTCCACAAAGCCAGTCTGCAGAG cacCATGTAAAATACCAGTTAAGAAAGCTGTAGTATTGTACAATGGAGAGAAGAAGAGAGTTCAGAACGACCTGAAGGATGGCATTCTGCATGGGGAAACTGTTTCCTTCTTCTGCAAGAACAAGGAAAAATCCTGTGCCTACACTGTGGATGCGGCATGCGTGGATGGCAACTTCaccctccctgcctgctttAAAG AACGTGGCTTTTTCTCAACTCTGGTGAAGAAAGACCCCTCAGAGATGAAAGCCTGTGAAGATGAAGCCTGA
- the APOH gene encoding beta-2-glycoprotein 1 isoform X2, producing MHPLALLGCLVALSHCALATKAKRCPPPPPLQNGKMDFEEFQYQSTVTFSCDPGYNLVGSRTSQCMADGKWTGTFPQCQPVTCAPPSLSEFGVISFRRLHPGNVSHFLDTIQFECVPPLALIGNETATCMANGTWSSIPVCKAVTCPTPIGIENGFIEFAVRRTYHYNESVSFGCQPGFVMEGPKRSRCESTGNWSTKPVCRAPCKIPVKKAVVLYNGEKKRVQNDLKDGILHGETVSFFCKNKEKSCAYTVDAACVDGNFTLPACFKERGFFSTLVKKDPSEMKACEDEA from the exons ATGcatcccctggcactgctcgGGTGCCTGGTGGCTCTGAGCCACTGCGCTCTGGCGACCAAAG CAAAGAGATGCCCCCCTCCTCCACCCCTGCAGAATGGGAAAATGGATTTTGAAGAGTTTCAGTACCAGAGCACTGTAACTTTTTCATGTGATCCAGG CTACAACCTTGTTGGGTCAAGAACGAGCCAGTGCATGGCAGATGGAAAGTGGACTGGAACTTTTCCCCAGTGTCAAC CTGTGACTTGTGCACCTCCCTCGCTCTCAGAATTTGGGGTCATCTCCTTCCGTCGCCTACATCCTGGAAATGTCTCTCATTTCCTGGACACAATCCAGTTTGAATGTGTCCCTCCTCTTGCCCTGATTGGGAATGAGACAGCCACCTGCATGGCCAatggcacctggagcagcatTCCAGTGTGCAAGG CTGTCACCTGCCCCACTCCGATAGGAATAGAGAACGGGTTTATAGAGTTCGCGGTGCGCAGAACCTACCACTACAACGAGAGCGTCAGCTTCGGCTGCCAGCCCGGCTTCGTCATGGAGGGACCCAAACGCTCCCGCTGCGAGAGCACCGGGAACTGGTCCACAAAGCCAGTCTGCAGAG cacCATGTAAAATACCAGTTAAGAAAGCTGTAGTATTGTACAATGGAGAGAAGAAGAGAGTTCAGAACGACCTGAAGGATGGCATTCTGCATGGGGAAACTGTTTCCTTCTTCTGCAAGAACAAGGAAAAATCCTGTGCCTACACTGTGGATGCGGCATGCGTGGATGGCAACTTCaccctccctgcctgctttAAAG AACGTGGCTTTTTCTCAACTCTGGTGAAGAAAGACCCCTCAGAGATGAAAGCCTGTGAAGATGAAGCCTGA